A portion of the Acidobacteriaceae bacterium genome contains these proteins:
- a CDS encoding ParB/RepB/Spo0J family partition protein — protein sequence MQDSSPFQFIAIDLIDESTTNPRQTFDPDKLNELATSIIMNGVIQPIVLRPKSSRFEVVAGARRFRASVIAEQFSIPARVVELNDAQAVEWQLVENSQREDVHPYEEAQGFQRLLDMPGYDVAAIALKSGKSASHIYARLSLLQLIPEVAKAFVEERITASHANLIARLPQEHQATAFSNCWRKDWKDDEAHLLPAKHLSAWIQSNLYLDLDTAPFDKDDPNLNPSAGSCLACPRRSGYNTSLFADVQGDQCLDAACFQGKITAHLDRELAARPELVQIETAWRNPKEQRPGALNRNHYRELPDADNPDAEPPCAHAKPALIVFGKGLGRTVMVCLEPDCSVHSNQPEDDEEEEIAAAPSMPPAPEEETEEEAAQRIAEHEQRVAEYEAEETRKREERKAAAERLEQEREAERVQREKQAKARAATFERILAKAPEAFNPAQLRTVLSLLIHLDPYDYLDEVVAFYTKEDENTEQSAEQIVSSALGATPDEKLTSFALRLLLSDHVAIPQEDQPDLLVEAEAVFTPKQLKAAKPKKAPSSKPALVKAAAKGKKPSTPKKAA from the coding sequence TTTGACCCGGACAAGCTCAATGAGCTTGCCACGTCGATCATCATGAACGGTGTCATTCAGCCGATTGTTCTTCGTCCGAAGAGCAGCCGCTTCGAAGTCGTCGCGGGTGCGCGTCGCTTCCGCGCCTCTGTGATCGCGGAACAGTTTTCCATCCCGGCGCGTGTCGTGGAACTCAACGACGCGCAAGCCGTTGAATGGCAGCTTGTCGAAAACTCGCAGCGCGAAGACGTTCATCCCTACGAAGAAGCGCAGGGCTTCCAGCGTCTTCTCGATATGCCCGGCTATGACGTAGCTGCGATTGCCTTGAAGTCCGGCAAGAGTGCGAGCCACATCTACGCGCGGTTGTCTCTCTTGCAACTCATCCCCGAGGTAGCGAAGGCCTTTGTGGAAGAGCGCATCACCGCCAGCCATGCCAACCTCATCGCTCGTTTGCCGCAGGAGCATCAGGCGACTGCGTTCTCCAACTGCTGGCGTAAGGACTGGAAGGACGACGAAGCCCATCTGCTTCCTGCCAAGCATCTGAGCGCGTGGATTCAGAGCAACCTGTATTTGGATTTGGACACGGCTCCATTCGACAAGGACGACCCCAACCTCAATCCCTCCGCTGGCTCGTGTCTCGCTTGCCCTCGGCGTAGCGGCTACAACACCAGCCTCTTCGCCGATGTGCAGGGCGATCAGTGCCTCGATGCCGCCTGCTTCCAAGGCAAGATCACCGCGCATCTCGACCGTGAGCTCGCCGCACGTCCTGAGCTGGTGCAGATCGAAACCGCATGGCGTAACCCCAAAGAGCAGCGCCCCGGCGCTCTCAATCGCAACCACTACCGCGAGCTGCCCGACGCCGATAACCCCGACGCCGAGCCACCTTGCGCTCACGCCAAACCCGCTCTCATCGTCTTCGGCAAAGGACTCGGGCGCACCGTCATGGTCTGCCTCGAACCCGATTGCTCCGTTCACAGCAACCAACCGGAGGACGACGAAGAGGAGGAGATCGCGGCTGCGCCCTCGATGCCACCCGCACCCGAGGAGGAAACAGAAGAAGAGGCTGCACAACGCATCGCCGAACATGAGCAGCGTGTTGCAGAGTATGAAGCCGAAGAGACACGGAAGCGCGAAGAGCGCAAAGCCGCTGCGGAGCGGTTGGAGCAGGAAAGGGAAGCCGAACGCGTCCAACGCGAGAAGCAGGCCAAGGCGCGAGCGGCCACCTTCGAGCGCATCCTCGCCAAGGCTCCCGAGGCGTTCAACCCGGCGCAGCTACGAACTGTGCTGAGCCTTCTGATCCATCTCGATCCCTACGACTACTTGGACGAGGTCGTGGCCTTTTACACCAAGGAAGACGAGAATACCGAACAGTCCGCCGAGCAGATCGTCTCGTCGGCTTTGGGAGCAACGCCTGACGAGAAGCTAACCAGCTTCGCTCTGCGTCTCCTGCTCTCCGACCATGTGGCCATCCCGCAGGAAGATCAACCTGACCTGTTGGTCGAAGCCGAGGCCGTTTTTACACCCAAACAGCTGAAGGCCGCCAAGCCTAAGAAAGCGCCCTCTTCTAAGCCTGCCTTGGTCAAGGCCGCAGCCAAAGGAAAGAAGCCCTCCACGCCTAAGAAAGCCGCATAG
- a CDS encoding PepSY-associated TM helix domain-containing protein, with product MNLVRKYSRDLHGHLSFFFTGMILIYAISGLTMNHLNRFDPQYEVVEKHYQAKGVFPHPGAFTKEEVLALLNPVAEQANYKKHFLPNPDTLKVFLSSGSTFAINTQTGSVDYQGLKRRPLFFQLSYLHYNPGRWWRWFSDTFAISLIVICITGLVMNKGSRGFASIRGVEFALGILTPLMFLLFS from the coding sequence ATGAACCTGGTCCGAAAGTACAGCCGCGATCTGCATGGTCATCTCTCGTTCTTCTTCACGGGGATGATCCTCATCTACGCCATCTCCGGGCTGACGATGAATCATCTCAATCGGTTCGATCCGCAATACGAAGTTGTCGAGAAGCACTACCAAGCGAAGGGAGTGTTCCCGCATCCTGGAGCCTTCACGAAAGAGGAGGTCCTTGCGCTTCTCAACCCGGTGGCAGAACAAGCGAATTACAAGAAGCACTTCCTGCCGAATCCTGACACGTTGAAGGTCTTCCTCTCCAGCGGTTCTACGTTCGCGATCAACACACAGACAGGATCAGTCGACTACCAAGGCTTGAAGAGGCGGCCTCTTTTCTTTCAGCTCTCCTATCTTCACTACAACCCCGGTAGGTGGTGGCGGTGGTTCTCGGACACGTTTGCGATCAGCCTGATCGTTATCTGCATCACGGGTCTCGTCATGAATAAAGGGAGCCGAGGTTTCGCGAGCATACGCGGTGTCGAATTCGCACTTGGCATCCTGACGCCACTTATGTTTCTCCTCTTTTCGTGA
- a CDS encoding efflux RND transporter periplasmic adaptor subunit — MAIEETNHQRAEEKPSSEGSGAAGGNARKIILFVLVLAAVVIVAWGILKRRHSASELESYTDANAAPTVSMATPALEKSSDEIVLPGNMQAFSMAPIYARTTGYVKSWSRDIGARVRQGEVLAIIETPELDKQLAQARAELEAAKTNAGLARTTATRYQDLVGENAVSQQDTDTAVNQLKASSAQVASAEANVQRLEELQSFEKIIAPFDGVITARNIDIGQLIGANGSTVTTGAGLVAGNRQVFDISKVDRLRVYINIPQQYAPAAKNGSTATLTLPQYPGKTFQGTLVRSSNAVDPVSRTLLAEVDVDNRSGELLPGSYAEVHLHASNPVAIRVVPVSALVLLPQGTRLVTVDANHHARFIPVVVGRDLGATTEIVSGLEDGQQIIANPPDSLTDGEEVRVVSTKGNSLGQAR; from the coding sequence ATGGCGATTGAAGAGACGAACCACCAGAGAGCTGAAGAGAAGCCGTCTTCTGAGGGCAGCGGCGCAGCTGGCGGGAACGCGAGGAAGATAATCCTGTTTGTTCTCGTGCTTGCAGCTGTCGTGATCGTTGCTTGGGGCATCCTGAAACGTCGGCATAGTGCCAGCGAGCTGGAGAGTTACACCGATGCCAATGCGGCTCCCACGGTATCGATGGCGACGCCTGCTTTGGAGAAGAGCAGCGATGAAATCGTCCTGCCTGGCAACATGCAGGCTTTCTCAATGGCGCCTATCTACGCCCGCACCACGGGCTACGTGAAATCGTGGTCGCGTGACATTGGGGCCCGCGTACGGCAGGGGGAAGTTCTTGCCATCATCGAGACGCCGGAGCTCGACAAACAGCTCGCTCAAGCACGAGCGGAACTGGAAGCGGCCAAGACCAATGCGGGCCTCGCTCGCACTACAGCTACCCGCTATCAGGATCTCGTAGGCGAGAATGCGGTCTCACAGCAAGATACCGATACCGCCGTCAATCAATTGAAGGCGAGCTCCGCACAGGTCGCCTCCGCCGAAGCGAATGTGCAACGTCTCGAAGAACTGCAGTCCTTCGAGAAGATCATCGCGCCGTTTGATGGCGTCATCACCGCGCGTAACATCGACATCGGTCAGCTCATTGGCGCGAATGGAAGCACCGTGACAACCGGAGCAGGGCTTGTCGCGGGCAACCGTCAAGTGTTCGATATTTCGAAGGTCGACAGGCTGCGTGTCTACATCAACATTCCTCAGCAGTATGCGCCCGCTGCAAAGAACGGTTCGACGGCGACTCTGACTTTGCCGCAGTACCCAGGAAAGACGTTCCAAGGCACGCTCGTTCGGTCGTCCAATGCCGTGGATCCGGTAAGCCGAACATTGCTTGCCGAAGTCGATGTCGACAACCGCTCCGGGGAGTTGTTGCCCGGAAGCTATGCGGAGGTCCATCTTCACGCTTCGAATCCTGTGGCGATCCGTGTCGTGCCTGTGAGCGCTCTCGTTCTCCTTCCTCAGGGCACACGTCTCGTCACCGTAGATGCCAACCATCATGCCAGGTTCATTCCCGTTGTCGTGGGGCGAGACCTCGGAGCCACCACGGAGATTGTGAGCGGACTGGAGGACGGGCAGCAGATCATCGCGAACCCGCCAGACTCACTCACGGATGGAGAGGAAGTCCGTGTGGTCTCTACCAAGGGCAATAGCTTAGGACAAGCCCGATGA
- a CDS encoding efflux RND transporter permease subunit has protein sequence MWIVRIALNRPYTFVVLSILLLIAGPLAVTHMAVDIFPNINIPVVSVVWTYTGLSPEQLTDRIVSPFERVLPTLVNDVDHTESQTLNGVAVTKVYFRPSVQISQGLAQITAAAQQILKQDPPGTTPPLIIQYSASSVPIVQLGLSGKGLTEQQLNDFALNSVRTQLSTVQGASIPYPYGGQQRQVQVDIDTSKLQAYGLSASDVVNAVNAQNVILPSGDAKVGDFDYQVETNSTPKTIAALNAIPVKTVNGATVYMRDIGNVRDGFPPQTNIVRVDGQRATLLTVQKTGDSSTLDIISNIRKQLPNVLSELPSSLKINLISDQSIFVRGAISGVVREAIIAACLTALMILVFLGSWRSSLIIAVSIPLSVICSLLALAALGETINIMTLGGLALAVGILVDDATVAIENIDRNLEEGKELEQAILDGSAQIAVPALVSTLAICIVFVPMFFLAGVARYLFVPLAESVVFAMLASYFLSRTIVPTMAKYLLKGHSELHGHETKAAPSIFARFQNAFERGFERLRTWYKGILESCLANRRSFLVAVVLFWVVSIGALIPWLGQDFFPTVDGGQFKLHVRAHTGVRIENTARLCDDVEKVIREEIPPNELEGILDNLGVPYSGLNLSYSNSATVGTADADITVSLKEKHRPTAQYMTALREKLNRQFPGVVFYYLPTDMVSQILNFGLPAQIDVQLVGLKVQENRDFAANLMQQFARIPGTTDLRIQQPFNLPTWNVNVDRTRAEQLGYTQRDVASNLLVALSGSFQTSPNFFIDQRNHVAYNIAVQTPQRFVKSLQELQNFPLAPRGDNPQTQILSNVATLERAAEQGTVSHYNARPVIDIYGSVEGADLGSVATRLEKIVEDSKAKLPRGTQIFVRGQMQTMHSSFTGLAFGLLFSIVLVYALIVVNFQSWLDPFIIIAALPGALAGIVWMLFLTGTHISVPALTGSIMCVGVATANSILVVSFAKEQLESGMSAMEAALSAGFTRFRPVLMTALAMIIGMVPMALGLGEGGEQNAPLGRAVIGGLLLATVGTLTFVPTFFLLMHRNDRVTPPSTEGETEAHAG, from the coding sequence ATGTGGATTGTCCGAATTGCCCTGAATAGGCCCTATACATTCGTGGTCCTATCGATCCTGCTCTTGATCGCAGGGCCGTTAGCCGTGACCCACATGGCTGTCGATATTTTCCCGAACATCAACATTCCCGTGGTCTCCGTTGTTTGGACCTACACAGGACTTTCACCGGAGCAGCTTACAGATCGCATCGTCTCGCCTTTCGAGCGGGTGCTGCCGACTCTCGTCAACGATGTTGACCACACCGAGTCGCAGACGCTGAATGGTGTTGCGGTCACCAAGGTCTACTTCCGCCCTTCCGTGCAGATATCGCAGGGATTGGCTCAGATTACGGCAGCAGCGCAGCAAATTCTCAAGCAGGACCCTCCAGGAACAACACCGCCGCTGATCATTCAGTACAGCGCATCCAGCGTTCCGATCGTGCAGCTGGGACTGTCAGGCAAGGGACTCACGGAGCAGCAGCTCAATGACTTTGCTCTCAACTCGGTTCGTACACAGTTGTCGACCGTGCAGGGAGCTTCCATCCCGTACCCCTACGGCGGCCAACAGCGACAGGTGCAGGTCGATATCGACACTTCCAAGCTTCAGGCCTATGGGCTGTCTGCATCGGATGTTGTTAACGCAGTCAATGCGCAGAACGTAATTCTGCCGTCGGGCGATGCCAAGGTGGGTGACTTCGACTACCAGGTCGAAACCAACAGCACACCGAAGACGATTGCAGCGTTGAACGCCATTCCCGTGAAAACAGTCAATGGCGCGACCGTCTACATGCGCGACATCGGCAACGTACGTGACGGTTTTCCGCCCCAGACCAATATTGTTCGCGTAGATGGGCAGCGAGCAACATTGCTCACCGTTCAAAAGACGGGCGACTCCTCAACGCTCGATATCATCTCGAACATCCGCAAGCAGCTTCCTAATGTGCTTTCGGAGCTCCCGTCCTCGCTCAAGATCAACCTGATCTCAGATCAGTCCATCTTCGTGCGCGGCGCGATCTCGGGTGTCGTTCGCGAAGCCATCATTGCCGCTTGTCTCACGGCCCTGATGATCCTCGTCTTCCTCGGAAGCTGGCGCTCTAGCCTCATCATCGCCGTCTCGATTCCGCTCTCCGTGATTTGCTCCCTGCTTGCCCTGGCGGCCTTAGGTGAGACGATCAACATCATGACTTTGGGTGGCCTTGCCCTGGCCGTTGGCATCCTTGTCGACGATGCGACGGTGGCCATCGAGAACATTGACCGCAACCTCGAAGAAGGCAAGGAGCTCGAACAGGCCATTCTTGATGGCTCGGCCCAGATCGCTGTCCCAGCATTGGTTTCGACGCTGGCCATCTGCATCGTGTTCGTACCGATGTTCTTTCTTGCAGGTGTTGCCCGCTACCTCTTCGTCCCTCTCGCCGAATCCGTGGTGTTCGCGATGCTGGCGTCGTACTTCCTGTCCCGCACGATCGTGCCAACCATGGCCAAGTATCTGCTGAAAGGGCATTCGGAACTACACGGTCACGAGACAAAGGCGGCACCGAGCATCTTTGCGCGTTTCCAAAACGCCTTTGAGCGTGGGTTTGAGCGGCTCCGTACTTGGTACAAGGGCATACTGGAATCTTGCTTGGCGAATCGGCGTTCCTTCCTTGTCGCTGTGGTTCTCTTCTGGGTGGTTTCGATCGGCGCGTTGATCCCGTGGCTCGGCCAGGACTTCTTTCCCACGGTCGATGGCGGACAATTCAAACTCCACGTGCGTGCTCACACCGGCGTCCGTATTGAAAACACGGCTCGCCTTTGTGATGACGTGGAGAAGGTCATCCGCGAAGAGATTCCACCGAACGAACTCGAAGGCATTCTCGACAATCTCGGCGTTCCTTACTCCGGTCTGAATCTCTCCTATTCGAACTCCGCGACCGTTGGCACTGCCGATGCGGACATTACCGTCTCTCTCAAAGAGAAGCATCGACCAACGGCTCAATACATGACGGCCCTTCGCGAAAAGTTGAATCGACAGTTTCCGGGCGTCGTCTTTTATTACCTGCCCACAGATATGGTGAGTCAGATCCTCAACTTCGGCCTCCCCGCTCAGATCGATGTGCAGCTAGTCGGCTTGAAGGTGCAGGAGAACCGCGACTTCGCAGCCAACCTGATGCAGCAGTTTGCACGCATCCCGGGCACCACCGATCTTCGTATCCAGCAGCCGTTCAACTTGCCGACATGGAACGTAAATGTCGACCGGACTCGTGCCGAGCAGCTGGGGTATACCCAGCGTGATGTGGCCTCGAACCTGCTGGTTGCGCTTAGCGGTAGCTTCCAAACGTCACCGAACTTCTTCATCGACCAGCGGAATCATGTGGCCTACAACATCGCGGTGCAGACACCACAGCGTTTCGTAAAGAGCCTGCAGGAACTGCAAAACTTCCCGCTCGCTCCCAGGGGCGATAATCCCCAAACGCAGATTTTGAGCAATGTCGCGACGCTTGAGCGCGCCGCAGAGCAGGGCACCGTCAGCCATTACAACGCACGCCCCGTGATCGACATCTACGGCTCCGTTGAGGGGGCAGATCTTGGCAGCGTGGCGACTAGGCTGGAGAAGATCGTCGAAGACAGCAAGGCCAAGCTTCCGCGCGGCACCCAAATCTTTGTCCGCGGTCAGATGCAGACGATGCACAGCTCCTTTACGGGACTCGCATTCGGCCTTCTCTTCTCAATCGTTCTGGTCTACGCACTCATCGTCGTTAACTTCCAGAGTTGGCTTGATCCCTTCATCATCATTGCTGCGCTGCCCGGAGCGCTCGCGGGCATCGTTTGGATGCTGTTCCTAACCGGGACTCATATCAGCGTGCCTGCTCTGACCGGTTCCATCATGTGCGTCGGTGTGGCTACTGCAAACTCCATTCTGGTGGTTAGCTTTGCGAAAGAGCAGTTGGAGTCGGGTATGAGTGCGATGGAAGCAGCCCTCAGTGCTGGCTTCACCCGCTTCCGCCCCGTTCTCATGACAGCTCTCGCCATGATCATCGGCATGGTCCCGATGGCGCTCGGTCTCGGAGAAGGTGGTGAGCAGAACGCGCCACTCGGACGAGCCGTGATCGGTGGCCTCCTGCTCGCGACGGTAGGAACGCTCACCTTCGTGCCCACGTTCTTTTTACTCATGCATCGGAATGACCGCGTGACGCCACCCTCCACCGAAGGCGAGACAGAAGCGCATGCAGGCTAA
- a CDS encoding MBL fold metallo-hydrolase, protein MAVASKLYAALLFLPVALASAQTAPQPSPWKVSTGFSTDWQHLTETVTPLAPGVSLLHASGGNTLVLTGTDGTLLVDTSFPQVAPVLQAKLKEMGVTPVKYVIDTHYHGDHSGAAGPFHLAGATLIAQDNARARLANPQKNPQRTQAAAPADRIPDLTYSHDMHLYFDGEVIELQHLVPAHTDGDSIVYLEHANVVHLGDVFINGMFPYIDVNGGGNIDGYFPVIDAVLARCNAQTKVIPGHGDVTDKARLRFYRDMLKTVRDRIAAEVAKGATLEQIIASHPSQEFDKEWASNRITPADFAAMVYQSLTGKRMDWKPGLLK, encoded by the coding sequence GTGGCTGTTGCGTCGAAGCTCTACGCCGCTCTTCTGTTCCTGCCTGTAGCCCTCGCCAGCGCGCAAACGGCGCCACAGCCTTCGCCCTGGAAAGTCTCCACCGGATTCTCTACCGACTGGCAGCACCTTACCGAGACAGTCACCCCCTTGGCCCCCGGCGTAAGCCTCCTCCACGCCTCCGGTGGCAATACGTTGGTGCTCACCGGCACCGACGGCACCCTGCTCGTTGACACATCCTTTCCGCAAGTCGCCCCCGTACTCCAGGCCAAGCTGAAAGAGATGGGCGTCACGCCCGTGAAGTATGTGATAGACACGCATTACCACGGCGATCACTCCGGAGCAGCAGGTCCCTTCCATCTCGCCGGAGCCACTCTCATCGCGCAGGACAACGCCCGCGCTCGCCTCGCAAATCCGCAGAAGAATCCGCAGCGTACCCAGGCAGCCGCTCCCGCCGACCGCATCCCAGACCTGACCTACTCCCATGACATGCACCTGTACTTTGACGGTGAGGTCATCGAGTTACAGCATCTAGTCCCCGCGCACACAGACGGTGACTCCATCGTCTATCTCGAGCACGCCAACGTCGTGCATCTGGGCGACGTCTTCATCAACGGCATGTTCCCCTATATCGACGTAAACGGCGGCGGCAACATCGATGGCTACTTCCCTGTCATCGACGCCGTACTCGCCCGCTGCAACGCGCAGACGAAGGTCATCCCCGGCCACGGCGACGTCACAGACAAAGCGCGCCTGCGGTTCTACCGCGACATGTTGAAGACAGTACGCGACCGCATCGCAGCAGAAGTTGCCAAGGGCGCAACCTTGGAACAGATCATCGCCAGCCATCCCTCTCAGGAGTTCGACAAGGAATGGGCTTCGAACCGCATCACCCCTGCAGACTTCGCGGCCATGGTCTACCAGAGCCTCACAGGCAAACGCATGGACTGGAAGCCCGGCCTGTTGAAGTAA
- a CDS encoding efflux transporter outer membrane subunit — MNLQKSLPALGLFAPLLCAGCRVGPNYIRPVAPTPPSFSENGRNGNWADAAPADDKDRGAWWTLYHDAELTQLEERCVASNQTLNAALHAYDQAHQLVLANKSSLYPTVSLGGSANRNRISNTRPLRPANASQYYWDFLIPLNVSWEPDFWGRIRRQIESSSANAQASAADLANVRLSLQGTLALTYFQIRGIDLQAQLLQKTIDAYTSMLKLTQDRLKRGLSNESDVQQATAQLEAARAELVGLGVQRAQNEHAIAVLVGVPATGFRIADKALVGDPPAIPTGIPSELLERRPDIASTERRVASANALIGVAKGAYYPRIVLGAGGGVESSIIGDVFNAGSATWYAGPSASEVLFDAGKRRAQVEFAVAQRDQAAALYREQVLSAFRDVEDQLSALRVLAEQAEVQQRAVAAAQRSTQLSISRYKGGLAAYLEVLTNQTIQLNDERIAASLVTGRILASAQLQVALGGGWNASQLPQN, encoded by the coding sequence ATGAACCTTCAAAAATCACTGCCAGCGCTTGGGCTGTTTGCCCCTCTACTCTGTGCCGGTTGCAGAGTCGGTCCCAACTACATTCGCCCTGTGGCACCAACTCCGCCTTCGTTTAGTGAGAATGGGCGCAACGGCAATTGGGCCGACGCCGCTCCGGCTGACGATAAGGACCGCGGGGCATGGTGGACTCTCTACCACGACGCCGAGCTTACGCAGCTTGAAGAACGCTGTGTTGCGTCCAACCAAACTCTGAATGCCGCATTGCACGCCTACGATCAAGCGCACCAATTGGTACTGGCAAATAAGTCCTCGCTTTACCCGACGGTTTCGCTTGGGGGGAGCGCGAACCGCAATCGAATCTCTAATACACGCCCTCTCCGTCCAGCGAACGCGTCGCAATACTACTGGGACTTCCTCATCCCTCTGAACGTCTCATGGGAGCCAGACTTTTGGGGCCGCATTCGGCGGCAGATTGAATCAAGCTCCGCGAATGCTCAGGCATCTGCTGCAGATCTAGCGAACGTGCGTCTGAGTTTGCAAGGCACACTGGCTCTCACGTACTTCCAGATCCGTGGCATCGACCTTCAAGCTCAACTCTTGCAGAAGACCATTGATGCTTACACGAGCATGCTGAAGCTCACTCAGGATCGCCTGAAACGAGGACTCTCAAACGAAAGCGATGTCCAGCAGGCGACCGCCCAGCTCGAAGCTGCGCGCGCCGAATTGGTCGGTTTGGGCGTACAGAGGGCGCAGAACGAGCACGCTATCGCGGTACTGGTTGGTGTGCCTGCGACTGGATTCAGGATTGCAGACAAAGCCCTCGTCGGCGATCCCCCTGCCATCCCCACAGGGATTCCGTCAGAGCTTCTCGAGCGCCGTCCTGATATCGCGTCCACGGAACGCCGCGTAGCATCAGCCAATGCTTTGATCGGGGTGGCCAAGGGTGCGTACTACCCGCGAATCGTCCTCGGGGCTGGAGGTGGAGTCGAGAGCAGCATCATTGGTGACGTCTTCAATGCGGGAAGTGCGACTTGGTATGCCGGTCCATCCGCAAGCGAAGTCCTCTTCGATGCGGGAAAACGTCGCGCGCAAGTTGAGTTTGCGGTCGCGCAGCGTGATCAGGCAGCCGCGCTCTATCGAGAACAGGTTCTCTCTGCGTTCCGTGACGTGGAAGACCAGCTTTCTGCGTTGCGGGTGCTCGCAGAGCAGGCTGAGGTGCAGCAGCGTGCCGTGGCCGCAGCGCAACGTAGCACGCAACTCTCGATCTCACGTTACAAGGGTGGTTTGGCCGCCTATCTAGAAGTTCTGACCAATCAGACCATTCAACTCAACGACGAGCGGATTGCCGCTTCATTGGTAACCGGCCGCATTCTTGCGAGTGCGCAACTTCAGGTAGCACTGGGCGGGGGATGGAACGCTTCCCAACTCCCGCAAAATTAG
- a CDS encoding flavin reductase, translated as MSGRSIHRALYCAPLLGLFALLAPLTACTKQQAVDRVQTAALTHTTWESQYDRIDPADLPDNVVDMISKQWMVVTAGKPDSVNSMVINWGAIGYIWDHPAAFIFVRNSRYTYQFLEREGRFTLSVFPEQFRGAEHILGTKTGRASDKIRESGLTLMQTPSGQMSYKEARLIIECKTMMVQDLDYNKALGGYRDDIGAAYQGNPSHHQMFISEITNIWLKK; from the coding sequence ATGAGTGGACGCTCGATTCATCGAGCTTTGTATTGCGCGCCGCTCCTTGGCCTCTTCGCCCTACTTGCGCCCTTGACGGCCTGCACTAAGCAACAAGCGGTAGATAGAGTGCAGACTGCCGCCTTGACGCACACGACCTGGGAGTCTCAGTACGATCGAATCGATCCCGCGGACTTGCCCGACAATGTCGTGGACATGATCAGTAAGCAGTGGATGGTGGTCACGGCGGGCAAGCCTGATTCGGTGAACAGCATGGTCATCAACTGGGGTGCAATCGGCTATATCTGGGACCATCCAGCGGCATTCATCTTCGTGCGGAATAGCCGGTACACCTATCAGTTTCTGGAGCGAGAGGGGAGGTTCACTCTCAGCGTCTTCCCTGAGCAATTTCGCGGTGCCGAACATATTTTGGGAACGAAGACTGGACGCGCGTCCGACAAGATCCGTGAATCCGGCTTGACGCTGATGCAGACGCCCTCCGGGCAGATGAGTTACAAGGAGGCTCGTTTGATCATCGAGTGCAAGACCATGATGGTTCAGGACCTCGACTATAACAAGGCGCTCGGAGGCTATCGCGACGATATCGGAGCCGCGTACCAGGGCAATCCTTCCCATCACCAGATGTTCATTTCGGAAATCACAAACATATGGCTAAAGAAGTAA
- a CDS encoding GntR family transcriptional regulator, with the protein MSRAARPNPSRAPEAKVVIDNGAVKKPSIPLTRESMADTITRYLHEQIVTGELSPGDRLTELHIARQFQTSQGPVREAIRRLEGMGLLSTERFKRSTVRIITEAEIQEVYSVRAVLEQLAGEQCARSETLNLEALRDLAEQARRWAARGDLARYLKANMAFHRRLVQEAGNKALLQSWDALNFELSSRARIKGAPEENLLENQELHWKILEALESGNAATAGKLLRRHALQFVEKKR; encoded by the coding sequence ATGAGCCGCGCTGCAAGACCGAACCCGTCGCGTGCTCCAGAAGCGAAGGTTGTCATCGATAATGGTGCGGTGAAGAAACCGAGCATTCCATTGACGCGGGAATCGATGGCCGACACGATCACGCGTTACTTGCATGAGCAGATCGTCACCGGGGAGCTCTCCCCAGGTGATCGTCTTACCGAGCTCCACATCGCGAGGCAGTTCCAGACGAGCCAAGGGCCCGTTCGCGAGGCAATCCGCCGACTGGAAGGCATGGGACTGCTCTCGACAGAGCGATTCAAGCGCAGCACGGTACGGATCATCACGGAAGCTGAGATACAGGAGGTGTACTCGGTGCGTGCCGTGCTTGAGCAACTCGCAGGCGAGCAATGTGCTCGGTCTGAGACTCTCAATCTTGAAGCTCTTCGAGATCTTGCCGAGCAGGCACGGCGTTGGGCGGCAAGAGGCGATCTTGCTCGCTACCTCAAAGCGAATATGGCATTCCATCGTCGGCTTGTACAGGAGGCCGGCAATAAGGCACTCCTCCAGTCGTGGGACGCGTTGAACTTCGAGTTGAGCAGCCGAGCTCGTATCAAGGGAGCGCCAGAAGAAAACTTGCTGGAGAATCAGGAACTCCACTGGAAGATCCTTGAAGCTCTCGAGTCTGGAAACGCAGCCACCGCAGGGAAGCTCTTGCGCCGTCATGCTCTTCAGTTCGTCGAGAAGAAACGTTGA